The stretch of DNA CACCAACAGCCGATCCGGTTGAGCCGCCCAGACTGTTACCAACCACTGAACCGCCCGCTGCACCGAGGCCACCACCAATGGCTGCTTCGGTGCGATTACGTTTATTCGCCCCGACGGCACCGCCGGCTGCGCCGCCTACACCGGCACCGACCGCCGCGCCTGTGCTGCCACCGAGTTGCCCGCCAACCACATTGCCCAGTACACCACCTAGCCCACCACCAACCGCAGCCGACCCGTCACCAGCGGCCATCGCGCCTTGAGCCACCAGCAATCCGAAAAACAGTGCAGACAATGACAAACGCATATGAACCTCACAGTTCCCGAGTCGGGACAGTTCGCCCACGCAAGGGCCTATGTGAGATTGGAGACATCGGCGGGAAAAACGTTCAGCCATGAAAAAGCCCGACATCGAGTCGGGCTTTTTCTAACAAGCATCATGTATCAGTGACGCTTGTGACCTTTCGACAGGTTGCTGCCCACCGCACCGCCAGCCGCGCCGCCCAGGCCTGCACCAATGGTCGCGCCGGTCCTGCCGCCGAGGCTGTTGCCGATCACCGAACCGCCGGCCGCGCCGACACCGCCACCGATGGCTGCCTTGGTTCGACTGCCTTTACGTGCCGCCATCGCACTACCCGCTGCGCCTGCAACGCCAGCGCCAATCGCGGCACCGGTACTGCCGCCCATTTTCTGGCCGACCACGTTACCCAGCGCACCACCCAGACCACCGCCCAGCGCTGCGGTGCCGTCACCAGCAGCCATCGCACCTTGAGCAACGAAGAGCCCCAGAACCAAAGCAGGCAGTGTTAAACGCATGACGAAAACCTCAAAAATTGGGATGACAAAAAGGGCCGGGATTTAATGTCGTCAGAGCGCAAAAGTCCAGACGAAATCGCAGCGCTGCGCGCACTCGGCGCCGATTGGACAGCGATTCTGGAAAAGGTTTTATGACAGGCAAAAAAAAGCCCGCTGGGGAGACGGGCTGGAGACTTGCTTTCTAACGGATGGCTTCACCCTACTTTGGCGGACGTGAAAAGTTTGTGAAAACTTACCAACACCTGTAGGACATTTCCTCACTCAATTGCCACATGTAAAAAACCCCGTACGTTGACGGGGTTGTTCGCACTCGGACTATTTGCGGGCGCGGGTCGCGACCCTGGGTAGAAATTTCGCCTTCGGCCCTTTGGGTGCCGTGGACTTGATCTTGCCGGTCTGCACCGGGTCCTCGCCAAAACCTGCCTGGTACTCGGTCTGGCCGCACCGCACACAGTTGTTGAAGGAAAATTCAGCGCCATCGTCTTCGATATACGGATCAGTCATACCTTCGCCCCTTCGAATCAGGTCGACACCGGCAAAGCCCTTTTGCCAAAAAAAATATCGACCTCCAAGACTTTTGAGACTAGCCGGTCATTCCTGGACTTGTTATTCAGATGGACTGGCGC from Pseudomonas sp. TH06 encodes:
- a CDS encoding YMGG-like glycine zipper-containing protein — translated: MRLSLSALFFGLLVAQGAMAAGDGSAAVGGGLGGVLGNVVGGQLGGSTGAAVGAGVGGAAGGAVGANKRNRTEAAIGGGLGAAGGSVVGNSLGGSTGSAVGAGLGGAAGGAVGNNLGGDGGKSHSGGGHKHKNKHKNRHH
- a CDS encoding glycine zipper domain-containing protein gives rise to the protein MRLTLPALVLGLFVAQGAMAAGDGTAALGGGLGGALGNVVGQKMGGSTGAAIGAGVAGAAGSAMAARKGSRTKAAIGGGVGAAGGSVIGNSLGGRTGATIGAGLGGAAGGAVGSNLSKGHKRH